The genome window TACCCTCTCCCTGCAAATCAATTAGTGGCATTAAAGACCTGCtagtaataattttgcaacACTGCTACATTGAAATCCATCAGAGTTTATGAAAAACTAGTGAAAACAACGAAGGTTATATATCATGTAGCATCATCATGCATATCTATGTCATATCAAGTAATCTTTGTCAGGTGTAAAACACAATTGATATTCACCATTTCAACAATGCTAATTAGTAAGCCTATAATGGAAGGAGTGACTCTCCTATGAGATGGGTCAGGTCAagatggaaatgtaatacttatactaattaggaataaagtgtttttttacttataagggaaaatataatacttttaaatcaaaatgtaaaaatattacatttttttcaaaagtattacactttcccttgtaagtaacaaacattttattcctgattagtattacactttccagtataagtattacattttcatcttgacccgacccatctcatgggcaagaaaTCTGTGTTTTGTCTAATGGAAGAGACTCACTCATTTGTGAAGGCAAAAATAGTGCCTGAAGGTCGAAAGTGGCTCAGTAAAATGGCCATGGAACCAGTTCTTGTAAAGACGATGATAGAGGTTCCAAGTGTGTTAGACATCATGGTGGCATGGAAAGCAAACATTTCACTCATATGGTTCTGCAGAAAACAAAATGATAATATGTCATGATACTGGAATAATAGTTTATAAAGCGGTGAGGAAGAGATGCAAGCATAGAAAGAACAAATCAGCCCAAtaaacaaataacaaagaaCCTTGAAGGCTTGGCCTAGATTGGGTGATGTTTCGCCACCAACTATGGTTGCTTCAGTCCTCAAGGAGACAGTGTGCATAACTTTAGCGGCTTTCAGGGGAAACCTGTTTCATAAATCAAATGGTTTGTTAATAACTAAAATCTATTGTGGAAAACCTTCCACAACACAACTTCTCTTAATACAAAGTATCAAGAAACCATAATCTGTACACCTCCACCCTTGGCAGGGTTGATTATGTTTACATAAGGGCTGATATGAAAGAGGCATTAACTAAACACCAGGAGAAATCAATGAGGATCTAAATAGAATAAGGTATGAAAAGTAGCTCATAGAGAGGTCACTTACTTTCCATGAGCTGTTTCACCAGAAAGCATAACAGCATCAGCACCTTCTCTGACTGCAATGGCAATATCTGATACCTCTGCTCGGGTTGGGGTTGGATGAACAATCATGCTTTCTAGCATATTTGTAGCAACAATTACAGCTTTTCCCATACTGCGGCATATCCTGATTATTTCTTCCTGCATTTTATGATGGAACAGCTTTTCTGTGACTGATCGGTTATACACAGAAACAAATGCTTTCATTTGTTAACTCTCCAGTCATGGCTATTCTATTCTTCAAGAAGTTATTACCTGCAATAATGGGACATCTTCGATTGGTAGCTCTGCACCAAGATCACCTCTTGCAACCATTGCCTGAAAATTATATACAAAACTGTTAAGATCTTATGTATCGTGACTATCCaccaaaagaacaaaaatagagatagaattttattatatttcatgATAAACAATGCAAATCCTACATGCTTGCCAAGCAATTTCTctgataaaaaattaattcactTAAATACTTTATCTTATAAAATATCAATTGAAATATACTGGAGACCTGGCCAGTGAAAATTTAGGCAAATTACCCCATCAGATGCAGTTATTATTGAATGCAAATTTGGAATGGAATCTGCACTCTCAATTTTGACAATAACATGAATATCCGCACCACAGCCTGTGATAGAAAAGAACGTgacagaaaattaaaaaatttaaaccacCTGCAATATAGCATTGGTCATCAACATACTAGCATTCTATTTGGAAGGAAATGCACCATATGAATTTACTTTTCAAATAATTCTTCAATTCATGAACCACTGCAGCATCTTTGACAAAAGAAACAGCATAAAAGTCTACTTTATTGTCCACTCCAAACTTGATGTCATCCCAGTCCTTTTCTGTTGTATTTTGATGAGAAAGAATAATAACCAAGTAAGAGCATATTTGTTTCTGCGGTGTACAGACAATAAAAATGTATACATGATATGAAATGAGATTTAAAGAATAATGGTTATGACCAGTAATAGATGGAAGTGTGGCACTTTTGCCTCGAACATTAAGATGTCTTCTAGATTTAAGCTCTCCTCCATCAACAACTTCACACTTCACTGAATCTTTCGTCTTGGATTTCACCATCAAAGACATCATGCCACCTGTAATAGAAATTATATAAGTACATATTTCCTTCAGTTCAAAGCAGAAATTGTCAGGTTAAAGCCCAGCTAAAGTTCAACCTTTCCTGATATAGAGTGGAAAGTCATTTATCACAAAAATCCACTAAGAAAAACTTTTTATTACATTCTCTAATGTGTTAACCTAGTAGAATTGCATTTGGTGATTCCAAGCACAATGATAAATCATCAACAcagtgaaaagaaaaaatatagaaaGAAGAAACACTGGCATACCATCAACAAGAAGCATGTCCCCAACTTCAACAACTGGCATACCATCAACAAGAAGCATGTCCCCAACTTCAACATCATTTATGAAATCATCATAGTTCACACTGACACAATCAGCTGTGCCAACACCCCTTTGAATTGTGAAACTGAATCAATCAGCTGTGCCAACACCCCTTTGAATTGTGAAACTGAATTCTTGTCCACTTTTTAAAGTGATTGGTTGGGGTAAGTCACCACTCCTAACCTCAGGACCCTGTCAGTTTGAAAATCACAGTACATAAGAAAGTATGACTTGGCAACCAAATAAGAAAGAGTTtgatactattaaaaaataattaacaaaatataagtAGTCCATAatgtatacataatttataattgCAGTATCTTGAGAAAAAGAACTGCAAGGACATGATTTCATGAGTCAGAAGTTTGCTCAATTAGAAACAAAAGCAAAGGCTAAAGAACTACTTCCTTTTGTTTCTCCCTCTAAGTGGAAAAACATTACCAACTAAATGTAATTCTAACAGTTAAAAACACAAGAAACCAGGTAGTTTCTACTTTCTATGCTTAGAAAATGTATAATTTGGAAAAATGGCTGTCTTCATTGCTAGGTCAGAAAGCAAATAGGGCATGGACCTACAATATTAAAAAGGGAAATGACCAAATAAGCACTTGAACTATTTGAGAAAGTTCAATTGCACCCTCAAATTAGAAAAAGCTCCATATAAACTAAGCCTTTTTGCCAGTAAACTACGGTTATAACCAGTTACCACTTATTTGGCTGTTGAAGTGTCCATATTTTGCTAATGTGTCCAAGTCTTTTCTTAGTtgacaattttctttttataataataataataataataattcagaaaaaggttcaaattagccacCGAACTACCACGCAAAAGTGCAATTGGGTCATCCAACTAAaaacaaaagtgcaattaggtccctcAACTGGCTAAAATTATGCAATTCAACCAAATTTGATCTTTTCCTCAGTCATTGCTGACATGGCTGTCAtcctattaaaaatttattatttttttaatttattttaaataaaataacattatataaaaaaatcccccccccccttcccAGTCTTCGTGTCCGGCCAGAGACGAAGAAACTTCTTTGTCTCCAAGTTGGATACGAAGAACCAGGCCGGAGACGAAGACTTGAGAAACCGGTCAAATTTGGTCGAATTGCATAATTTTAGACAGTTGAGGGACCTAATtgtacttcttttttttaaaaaaaaaattagatggCCTAAATGCACTTTTGCATGTAGTTCAATGGCTAATTTGgacatttttcctaataattcATCTTTTTATTGGACAAAGTCAACAGAACAAGCTCAAAACCACCATAAATTTCACCAATGAAGCCGCCTTAGTCTTCTATATCAGATTAGGACAAAATCTAGAtcccttttgtttttattatttatttatttatttttgcttcTGTAGTCATCTTGTGCAAACTGCAAGATCATATTTGTTCTCTTTTCTGTTTTTCCCTTTtccccttaaaaaaaaaaaccaatggTGACTCCTTGATGGGTGTTATCCACATtgtaaaaaataagagagaatatatgtgtttataaggCCATGTGTTAGACTAGttaattggttggattcaatcttttagtgtggtttggtcCATGTGaacatggtatcagagtctGTTTGGTCCACTTTGTGAAGAGAGactatatgggtttataaggctatgggttagactagctaattagttggattcaatcttttagtatagtttggcccatgtgcattatagcccaatcttagattataataatgggaaattataaataataaattgaagtgAACAGAATCTCTTAACAAACCATGTTAGAACGCCATCAATTTAACTCAACACACAACCACTCTAACACATTGGTGGGAACCATTCAACCACCTTTGTCTAAGCAATTTTCTGAACTGTAAGTCATTATTAGTCCTTTTGGGAACCCAAATGATGCAATAAACAAGACAAGTTTGCCGCCCATCCTATAGCaagtgatgatgaagataataataaaaattaataattgaatgaATGGATAAACTTACCTTGGTATCAAGCATGATGGCAATGACATTGTCTTTTGATTGGGCATTATATTCCTTAACCAAATCAATCACTTTTTGATGAGAAGCATGGTCTCCATGAGACATGTTGAGACGAGCAACATTCATTCCAGCCTCAGCCAGCTTCCAGATCATTTCTTTTGTGTTGGTAGAAGGACCAATTGTGCAAACGATCTTTGTTTTACGCCTCACTATGGGTTTAGACCACATACCCACTGAAGTGTTACCAAGTTGCTGAACTGTCTGTAAATACTGAATTTGTTCTTCATCCTGAATGAAAAACAGGAATTATAAAGCAATCAGTAAACCATGACAACAACGAACCACAACTATTTACGTTCTGAATTTGTGATCCAACTCTGAAATATTTCAAAACATTCATCCTTCAATTAAGAGGGTACCATTTCTCATTAGCCATAAATCACAAAGTATGTATACTGGTATACAACAACTTAACAAGTTGTTTACAAATTTTACTTATGTAACCCAGGAACTGTGGAAGTTGCAGAACATGTTGcttgtattatattgtatttaacTCCCTAATTATTCATATGTGAGTTAAAACTTATAGTTCAAAATCTTTAATgtgaaaatttacaaaaattgtGTGATTCTTATTAAGTTGAGtacttttaagaaaaatacCAGAAGTgtataatttatcaaataaccACATTTCTTGTTATCTTTTTTTCACATGATATATGACTAATCTGCATGCACCTGAATGCACAGACCTCAGATAGTCTCTTGAAGAGGTAATCTCTTCGAATTTACGGAAATATTTACCTTGGACCTATGTTGTGATTCAATTCCAATTATCCTGGAAGGCTGGAACACCTACCCTCCCGGCTCATAAATGAAACCAAAACTCGAATTCTGGAAAAATATCCTAAGAAAACTAAAAAAGGAACAAAGAAGCAAGTTGCAAACTCAAAAAGTAATCATCCTTTTCAAAACACTGCCTTGCTTCCAAATTTGCTTTCCTCTATTTCTATAAACATAATCTTATAAAGTAAAACTAAACAATGTAAGGATGAAAAACTGTTGGCAGTAAAAATGCGACCTGGGAAACATCGGCAGGAGACACGGGGAGGACTTGGGGCTCAGCGCGTGCAGATAGCTTGGCAGTAATCACAGGCGCATTAATCCGCACAGCTTTAGAGCTTTTGCTCCGCCCACTCCGAGACAACAATGTGGAGCCGAAGCCAGCCGGCTTGAGCTTCTCCACTCTTCTGTTGAGTGATCCGCAGCTAGGGCTCGGGAACGAGCTCTGAATCGAGCGAGTAGCCACCACCTGAGCCATTCTTCCTCCGAGAGTGAGAGAATTTGgaatttagagagagaaagtgaagTGGTGGAGAAATGAGAGCGGAGGGAGAGTATAAAGGTGCGGCGGCGGAAATGAGAGACAGACTTTGAAGAAATCGCCGCTGAGTTTGGCGGAAGGACGGAATGGGGGGCTCTCAACTTCGTTTGTATCGAAATGGAAAAATGGAGGGGAAcattattctttattattatttgagaaatggagaattgaaaaataaaaaattggagatatataaaaaattgaaaaatgaaaaacagatAAATGAAatcacataaatttttttaagtgtttaTTTTTGTTGAAGTTTACCATACGGTTTATTTGAATTCTTGAATAAATCGTAATAATCCATTGTATATTGGAAAATCAGAACTCTAACGCTTCTAATATTTATAGGGgaagtaaatttaattttaatgaaaGTGTTAATGTCACATGTCTTAGAGTGTTTTTGAAATGACATGACTagatattttcaaaatattttcaaaattaattttcttatgGACCAACAATCTCTACAGAGGTAGGAATGGGAATGGGGAGTTTTTTCCCATCCTCGGCGAGGACAATAAGTGGAAAGAAAGTTAGAAGATAGGGGAGGGGATGTGCCCTCATCTTGTCCCACCTCGTTGACATCTCGACCAAGATATGAACTAGTAAATTGTTGTGGTTTCATTAACAAGTTGAGCCATTTTGATTATCATCTCAACAttgttaataatatatgtagatTGTTATGTGCCATTGAGTAGCTATGTTTTATTAGTTTCTTTGTTGGATCAATGCAGATTGATACTATGAtatgtataatttaatttgtttttctatgataataatatcatatattttatttttcttttgattaaTTGAAAGGTTTGATTGAATTATACATTTGTATTTTGATAGTTTAAACTTGATGAAAATGGcgtattttgttaattattataaatgtatattCTTATTTATTGGCTTATTGATCTAGCTAGATAAAACtacttgtttatatatattatttcaaatgtttaattaaataaaatagaagaTATTAATAAAAAGAGTTGTTGAGTGCTTTGTTTCCAaatgtttaatgtttaattaattaaaggcaaaattatttttgatcCTACAATTATACATGTGATACATACTTATTTTCAAAGTTATATGCATTATAATCTTTAACCCTTAAACTATGTGCGAAATAACAATTTTAGTCCCTATAAAAAACGTTACATAACATAcataaaattctttattttagcATAATCAACTAAATTATTGaacaataatgaaataaattatatgcaatactaataataatttagatagctttcaaaaaaaaatagtaatttagATACAATGACATAAATATACTAATTAGAGCATCCCTATCAAAGGATAATATTGAGTTATTGTCAGAGAAGCATCCACCATGGCaagagagagaaggagagagagTGATTTGGAAGTTCTTACAAAGTATGAGATATTTAGATTcccaagaaaaaaataaaaattaatgctTTCTTTCTTGTGTACGCCCAGCaggcgcgtgcagtgcacgctTGAcatttgcttttttatttttattttttaaattaaatttgcttttttttttcatctcctcctattttctctttcataatcacacttacaaaaacttctcaaaaaccgCAAAATAATTCAACTACTAAAGAATGCTCTTAAACTCGTCAGTTAATGAATTACATCAGATAAAGTGAATACTAAAGCAAAAATGAAGTGGAATTAACAGAAAGCAAACATCCAGGTCGAAGCTGGTCAAGGACTCAAGGGTTTAAGTACAAATGTAGGATCTGAattcaatgatggtatactatGGTTAACTTGCATTTCTTAATGTTATCTGTATTATAAATtacagaagaaaaaagaaggGTCGTCTGTGATGTTTGGGATTTACACTTCGGACTAACAATGATGCATTAGCACTATCATCTTAGACCTTCCCTCAAATACTACCTACTGAAATAGTGAACTAAACAAAGCACTATCAATCTGTCATCTTAGATCTTGTTTTCTTGGATTGGCAGCTGATGAAAATCAATGCAGTAGCCAAGCCAGCTCTGAAGCTCATCATTAGCTATCCTGAAACAGTGCCTTGGAAACAGATTGTGAAGAGTTCCCGGAGTCTGTGTGCACCTCATCCCCATCACAAGAGCGCACACGTTTTCTTTCGGTCATTGGGGTTTCACACACCACACTGTAATGAGCTTTTCGCCTCTCTTTCCTTTTAGAGTCCTCCTGCTGTTCAGATTTTCCTTTTGGTGCCTTAAGCTGCCTGGGCGCCCATACTCTCTGCAGGTCTCGCATCCTTGAATGGTATACGAATCTCAGAGCTTTCTCTCTCCTTTCACGAGCTTCAGTTACCTTGCGTGCGTGTTCCTCCTCTCTAATCCCCTCAGAGCTCTCATTGGCATCTAGTGGCTGGTTGGAGTCATCTGCTGTAAAAATTGATTGTTGAATGCTATAGGATTCAGTCATTTCATATCTGTCTTGTTTCTCCCTCCAAGATTGATTACTATCCTCACTGTTGAAGAGGTGAGCCTGAATTTGGTCTTCATCACCAAACGGTAGTAGCTCCATTCGGGTGTAGATTTTATTTACAGCATCTTCAAGAATGTGACAATACCTGAATTTGGGGGTTTAGAGAGGGATGTGTTTGTTATCTTAGAACAGAATGGCCAGTATAACACAAATCACTAAACCAAAACTTACATGATAGGTTACATTAATGTGAAAATCTTTACCTTGTCCTGATGGTCCGCTCAACATAATCATAAAGGCTAACATGGCCATGAATGCCTCCTTCAACAAGGTACTGAATTATCTCTAGAAGGGAGCAAATATGCTTCACAAGCGTCTCCTTTGAGGAGTCTTTCATACTCGCAGAAAGATCTGAACGAAGTATTTCCATCCGGAGCAAAACCTGCAATTCATATCTAGTGCAAATTAAGGAAATACAGACAAGTATAAAATTCCGACTTGGTGAAGTTGAGTGACTGCAGgatatttttttaacattgaagCTACAATGAAAAGGATACTCTCTAACAATAGTTTCTGAGGTTGTACTGAAATCAGATGCTTCAGAGGTAGGATTGTTAGACGCCAgcttttctttcatttctttgGGCTTCCTTAATAGAAGTTCCATGAGTTCTGCAGCTAAGTTCTTATGAACATTGTCTCCTTTTATCTTTTCAGTACGAACACCTACGGTATCATCTGTTTCATATTTTTGAGATAACACACGTATAGATGACTTTACTAGACGTTCAGCAAAACTCTGCAAATCCATTCCAGATCTTAGACCATGCTCAATCTTTTTTGGAAGATTACCGAAAAAGACTTCAGCAGTTTCAGAGCAAGACAAAGATGCATCTCCCTCCTGCATTATGTTTACTTGAGAGAATAAAGGCTGTAACATGTCCTGCTGTGACTGGGATAAATGAGGAGGTGCTCTTAGCCAACTGCTGCTGGACTTTTTGATTTGCTCCATCCAGCATTTTAAGAACTTTAGCGTCTTTGGGGTTTCAAGTTTCCTGGCAAAGCAGACCTCAACCAAATCAAAATCAGAACATTTAAAAGCCAAGTCACAAAATGAGCTCCAAGACAGATTCTGAACCAAAGacttcttattcttttttcttttcccattCCCTAGTGGTTCACAATTCGTAGAAGTCGAAGTTTGAGAACTAAACACATTGCTGTCATTTGCATCAACAAGTGTGTCGTGAATCCTCTCCCCTACATCTGCAGACCCTGATTGATTCCAATCAGGTTCTTTAACATTATCATTTTCAATGACTGAAAGCAGCGCTAAGTGAACCGTCAGAGGCTTGAGAATGCCCGCAGATGTCTGTCCACTGTCACTTGAGAGGGACACTGTGGCCTGGCAGCCTTCCTTGTACAGAAAATTCAGCAGGATGTTCCAGATAGGCATGGAGTTTCTTTGTGTAATCTCGCCCGTCTCTCCAGACAATAAGTCAAGAACTCTATAAGCAAAGAAATCATCAGCAACTTTGGTTTTGCATTTCTTAGAATCTCCAGAAATCTCTCGTACTACAATGGAACCAGTTCTGCACCCCTCAACTTTTCCAGCCACACCATACCTTTGAATAGCCTTAATTTGCATCCTTATCACCCCTTCACCAATACACCAAACTGATTCTCCATTGCAGACCTCACTTTGTGAATCAATAAGTCCTAAAGTACTCAGAATATTATCAGTTCTGAGCCTAGGCAGTATATTCAGATTCAGAAATTCAAGATCACAACACTTCCATTCCAAAGGCTTTCCCTTCACATCAAGGATCTCAAGATTTAGATGTCCAAAACGACCTTTAAGAGCATCATCAGTACAATTCAAAAACTCTAAAGAAACCCCTATTTTAGGATATATCAACCCGAACGGAATCAGAGCAGAACCTAAAACAATTGAGTCCGTTGAACTAAAACCCCATCCATAGCTCTTAATTCCTTTCTCTAAAAGCATTAATCCTCCAAATTCATCAACTTTCACATTATCCACACACTCCACGGGGCCATCTCTCACATCAATCCAACTAAACTGAATATCTCTATTAGCAAACGCATTGCTTAGAGTACAAAACAACTCGCGAAATTTGACCATAAATCCATCAAAATCCCTTAAATTTTCGGAATTCCCACCCAGATTCATATACTCAGATAAGCAACCCATCGACTTAGGCATAGGCGAAAACAAAAGCACCAAATTCGAAGAAATTTTCGGGAAGTCGACACTAGCCATACCTGGGAGATTGTCGATTTCAGATTCCAAAGCATAATCGCGGATGATCTGGTGCAGAGAGCTCGCGACACAAGAAGCGCGAGGCGGATCTACCTCAAATTCCACCGGAATGGACATAGACGTGAGCACATCGGTAAGGGAAGCTAGGGTTTGGGAAGGGTGGGTGAAAGAGAGAGGAGAGGCGGATGCGTTACCGATGAGACGACCGACTGCGGAGGCGGAGAGGAGAGGGGAGAGagaggagaagaagaatttgAAGGAGAAGAGGGATTGAGAAAGGGGAGCGAAGGTTAGGAGGCGCTTGGCGGCTGCGGAGACGGAAGTTAGGTAACAGATAGGGTTCTGGAAAGTCTGCAGCGGGTGAAGATCTATGAGGAGGACTATGCGCTGGGTGTTCGAGTAGTCAAACGGCTCCGCCATTGCAGCGGAGGAGAGCT of Ipomoea triloba cultivar NCNSP0323 chromosome 3, ASM357664v1 contains these proteins:
- the LOC116011689 gene encoding plastidial pyruvate kinase 2-like; this translates as MAQVVATRSIQSSFPSPSCGSLNRRVEKLKPAGFGSTLLSRSGRSKSSKAVRINAPVITAKLSARAEPQVLPVSPADVSQDEEQIQYLQTVQQLGNTSVGMWSKPIVRRKTKIVCTIGPSTNTKEMIWKLAEAGMNVARLNMSHGDHASHQKVIDLVKEYNAQSKDNVIAIMLDTKGPEVRSGDLPQPITLKSGQEFSFTIQRGVGTADCVSVNYDDFINDVEVGDMLLVDGGMMSLMVKSKTKDSVKCEVVDGGELKSRRHLNVRGKSATLPSITEKDWDDIKFGVDNKVDFYAVSFVKDAAVVHELKNYLKSCGADIHVIVKIESADSIPNLHSIITASDGAMVARGDLGAELPIEDVPLLQEEIIRICRSMGKAVIVATNMLESMIVHPTPTRAEVSDIAIAVREGADAVMLSGETAHGKFPLKAAKVMHTVSLRTEATIVGGETSPNLGQAFKNHMSEMFAFHATMMSNTLGTSIIVFTRTGSMAILLSHFRPSGTIFAFTNEERVQQRLALYQGVCPIYMEFSKDAEETFTNALSMLQKQGMVKEGEQVALVQSGTQPIWRLQSTHNIQLRKV
- the LOC116011919 gene encoding uncharacterized protein LOC116011919 → MAEPFDYSNTQRIVLLIDLHPLQTFQNPICYLTSVSAAAKRLLTFAPLSQSLFSFKFFFSSLSPLLSASAVGRLIGNASASPLSFTHPSQTLASLTDVLTSMSIPVEFEVDPPRASCVASSLHQIIRDYALESEIDNLPGMASVDFPKISSNLVLLFSPMPKSMGCLSEYMNLGGNSENLRDFDGFMVKFRELFCTLSNAFANRDIQFSWIDVRDGPVECVDNVKVDEFGGLMLLEKGIKSYGWGFSSTDSIVLGSALIPFGLIYPKIGVSLEFLNCTDDALKGRFGHLNLEILDVKGKPLEWKCCDLEFLNLNILPRLRTDNILSTLGLIDSQSEVCNGESVWCIGEGVIRMQIKAIQRYGVAGKVEGCRTGSIVVREISGDSKKCKTKVADDFFAYRVLDLLSGETGEITQRNSMPIWNILLNFLYKEGCQATVSLSSDSGQTSAGILKPLTVHLALLSVIENDNVKEPDWNQSGSADVGERIHDTLVDANDSNVFSSQTSTSTNCEPLGNGKRKKNKKSLVQNLSWSSFCDLAFKCSDFDLVEVCFARKLETPKTLKFLKCWMEQIKKSSSSWLRAPPHLSQSQQDMLQPLFSQVNIMQEGDASLSCSETAEVFFGNLPKKIEHGLRSGMDLQSFAERLVKSSIRVLSQKYETDDTVGVRTEKIKGDNVHKNLAAELMELLLRKPKEMKEKLASNNPTSEASDFSTTSETIVREYELQVLLRMEILRSDLSASMKDSSKETLVKHICSLLEIIQYLVEGGIHGHVSLYDYVERTIRTRYCHILEDAVNKIYTRMELLPFGDEDQIQAHLFNSEDSNQSWREKQDRYEMTESYSIQQSIFTADDSNQPLDANESSEGIREEEHARKVTEARERREKALRFVYHSRMRDLQRVWAPRQLKAPKGKSEQQEDSKRKERRKAHYSVVCETPMTERKRVRSCDGDEVHTDSGNSSQSVSKALFQDS